One window from the genome of Saccharicrinis carchari encodes:
- a CDS encoding TonB-dependent receptor, whose amino-acid sequence MKLSALMLLFFGLTLTAETTDAQQRLRNISLENATILDVFRAIEAQSDFGFFFKDNQMDLEKHYSLNLEDASLEEALAKVFADGEYNYQIIGDNVVVMRNDADSTSSITLSHLQQDGRTVSGTIRDANGEPIPGASIVVKGTTTGTISDMDGNFTLSGVPEDATLQFSFVGMNTVEASVTNQNTFDIVLQEESLGLDEVIVVGYGTTSTRMTVGSVTSLQTDKIDELPFTNTGDALQGRTAGVVIQSGGGAPGSKPRISIRGGEKPLYVIDGVIRDESDFNSLNSSDIDKISILKDASATAVYGSRAGDGIVLVQTKRGQAGDIKIQYSGGVDFSQPAVFPDKINALDYVNAANQAAAYDGRDPIYSQDEINKIANNSDPYGSITANTDWRDLALNDFASGHRHNLSMSGVSDNGINYYAAVGYLKQNSIFKQSHNNEYDRANLRSNISTRFDDIGLEVGINIDGALENRNPTVWGDYTVWSQIQNVKPNYAAFNPDGTYSSISIHPLVILDERAGYNDEKDKYVNTQLNANWDVPSLPGLKVGALANVRYSDYNQKIFQSKAPQYQPNGDAVPYTSNYLRMTNDHSTQTSFDANLMYKKSIDRHSFELQGVYSFFRSNGENFWAQREKYLSSSFDQLFAGDASTQTNYGAGRESARIGYVGRVKYDFDRKYMFEGNFRVDKSDNFAPGERTGFFPSGAVAWTISEESFMQDLKDNGIIDFLKVRTSYGIVGLEAGARFGYLPVYEMDPQALVVDGNFQTGFSEGPLVSNDLSWYEREVLDIGFDAAFLRNKLTATFDYYYYRTQGYLISPQNQYTTPLGKDLPLVKSESAHRRAGYELSLRWEDTVGELKYEVGANFTSYDELWEKKEDETMSDLMDPNKRITHTKNYYGRAYKTNGLYQSIDQILTNPRRETANELKPGDLFFQDANGDGKIDGEDFRRIGKPTFPSFSYGIDFSLEYKNIFMNGLFQGTGKRYMQLNEFMRGSNTEYMTYDFQKDYWRTDNTNAAFPRLSTYQNLNAGQNYTVAADFWYHNASYLRLKSLQVGYDFKDVVKNLNGISAMRLSLSGTNLFTISDVTKYFDPEIISDAGYAYPIQRTYSVSLNVTF is encoded by the coding sequence ATGAAATTATCAGCCCTTATGCTGCTTTTTTTCGGCCTTACCCTTACGGCCGAAACTACAGATGCCCAGCAGCGTCTTCGAAACATTAGCCTGGAAAACGCCACCATTCTGGATGTTTTCCGCGCGATAGAAGCCCAAAGCGACTTCGGCTTCTTTTTTAAAGATAACCAGATGGACCTGGAAAAACACTACTCCCTGAACCTTGAAGACGCTTCGTTGGAGGAAGCCCTAGCCAAGGTGTTTGCCGACGGGGAGTACAATTACCAAATTATAGGTGATAATGTGGTGGTGATGCGCAACGATGCGGACAGCACTTCCTCCATTACCTTAAGCCATCTTCAGCAGGATGGAAGAACCGTTAGCGGCACTATCCGCGATGCAAACGGAGAGCCTATACCTGGTGCTTCCATCGTGGTGAAAGGTACCACCACCGGCACTATCAGCGACATGGACGGGAATTTTACCCTGTCGGGTGTACCCGAAGATGCAACGCTTCAATTTTCATTTGTGGGCATGAATACCGTAGAAGCGTCGGTAACGAATCAAAACACCTTTGACATTGTGCTGCAGGAAGAAAGCCTGGGCTTGGATGAGGTTATAGTTGTTGGTTATGGCACTACCTCCACCAGGATGACCGTAGGGTCGGTTACTTCCTTACAAACTGATAAAATTGACGAGCTGCCTTTTACAAATACGGGCGATGCCTTGCAAGGCCGTACAGCCGGGGTAGTCATTCAATCGGGCGGAGGAGCACCGGGCTCAAAACCACGTATTTCAATCCGTGGTGGCGAAAAGCCTCTTTACGTAATTGATGGCGTCATTAGAGACGAAAGCGACTTTAATTCCCTTAACTCGTCCGATATCGACAAAATAAGCATCCTAAAAGACGCCAGCGCCACAGCCGTTTACGGTTCGCGAGCGGGAGACGGGATTGTACTTGTTCAAACCAAAAGAGGTCAAGCTGGGGATATTAAGATTCAGTATTCGGGAGGTGTGGATTTCAGTCAGCCCGCTGTGTTTCCCGATAAAATAAATGCCTTGGATTATGTTAACGCTGCAAACCAAGCTGCTGCATACGACGGACGCGACCCTATCTATTCGCAGGATGAGATTAATAAGATAGCTAACAATTCCGACCCTTATGGAAGCATTACCGCAAACACAGATTGGAGAGACCTGGCTCTTAATGACTTTGCTTCCGGACACCGCCATAATTTATCAATGTCAGGCGTTAGCGATAACGGTATTAACTATTATGCGGCAGTAGGCTACCTTAAACAAAACTCCATATTTAAGCAGTCGCATAACAACGAGTACGACCGTGCCAATTTACGAAGCAACATATCTACCCGCTTCGACGATATAGGTTTGGAAGTGGGAATAAATATCGATGGAGCATTGGAGAATCGGAATCCAACAGTTTGGGGCGATTATACTGTTTGGAGCCAGATTCAGAACGTAAAACCAAATTACGCCGCATTTAATCCCGATGGTACTTACAGTTCCATATCAATACACCCTTTGGTTATATTAGATGAAAGGGCGGGATATAACGATGAAAAGGACAAGTATGTCAACACCCAATTAAATGCCAACTGGGACGTTCCAAGCCTACCGGGACTAAAGGTTGGAGCATTGGCAAATGTGCGTTATAGCGATTATAACCAAAAAATATTCCAGTCCAAAGCACCTCAGTATCAACCAAACGGAGATGCGGTACCGTATACCAGCAACTACCTGCGGATGACCAATGATCACAGCACCCAAACCTCTTTCGACGCTAATTTGATGTACAAAAAATCCATCGACCGCCATAGTTTTGAATTACAAGGGGTTTACAGCTTCTTCCGATCGAATGGAGAAAACTTTTGGGCACAACGGGAGAAATATTTATCGTCGAGTTTCGACCAATTGTTTGCTGGTGATGCTTCTACCCAAACCAATTACGGTGCTGGCCGCGAATCTGCTCGTATAGGTTATGTAGGCCGTGTTAAATACGATTTTGACCGCAAATATATGTTCGAGGGTAACTTTAGGGTGGACAAATCCGACAATTTTGCACCCGGCGAAAGAACCGGATTTTTTCCATCGGGCGCCGTTGCTTGGACAATATCCGAAGAATCGTTTATGCAAGACTTAAAAGATAATGGTATAATTGACTTTTTAAAGGTAAGAACCTCATATGGTATTGTAGGACTGGAAGCAGGCGCCCGATTCGGCTATCTGCCCGTATATGAAATGGATCCCCAAGCGCTTGTTGTCGATGGAAATTTTCAAACCGGTTTCAGCGAAGGGCCACTGGTATCAAATGACCTTAGCTGGTATGAGCGCGAAGTGCTGGATATAGGTTTTGATGCGGCATTTCTACGGAACAAGCTTACGGCTACCTTCGATTACTATTATTACAGGACGCAGGGTTATTTAATATCACCTCAGAATCAGTACACTACCCCCTTGGGAAAAGACTTGCCATTGGTTAAAAGCGAGAGTGCCCATCGCCGTGCCGGATATGAGTTAAGCCTAAGATGGGAAGACACTGTTGGCGAGCTAAAATACGAGGTGGGTGCTAACTTCACTAGTTATGATGAGTTGTGGGAGAAGAAGGAAGACGAAACAATGTCGGATTTGATGGATCCTAACAAAAGGATAACACACACCAAAAACTATTATGGAAGAGCCTATAAAACAAATGGTCTATACCAATCCATCGATCAGATATTAACGAACCCAAGGCGCGAAACCGCCAATGAACTCAAACCGGGCGATTTGTTTTTTCAAGATGCAAACGGAGACGGAAAAATTGATGGCGAAGATTTCCGCAGGATAGGAAAGCCTACCTTCCCCTCTTTCTCGTACGGTATCGACTTTAGTTTGGAGTACAAAAATATATTTATGAACGGATTGTTTCAAGGAACAGGTAAACGCTATATGCAGTTGAATGAATTTATGAGAGGATCCAATACAGAATACATGACCTACGACTTTCAGAAAGATTACTGGCGAACCGACAATACCAATGCAGCTTTTCCGCGTTTGTCAACATATCAGAATTTAAACGCTGGCCAAAACTATACGGTTGCGGCTGATTTCTGGTACCACAATGCATCGTATCTGCGCCTAAAGTCGCTTCAGGTAGGCTATGACTTTAAAGATGTGGTTAAAAACCTCAACGGAATCTCTGCTATGAGGCTTTCTCTCTCAGGAACAAACCTGTTTACAATATCTGATGTAACCAAGTATTTTGATCCCGAAATTATATCAGATGCAGGATATGCGTATCCAATCCAGCGCACCTATTCGGTATCATTAAACGTAACCTTCTAA
- a CDS encoding potassium channel family protein, with the protein MKQSVSYLDNFRTIVYGLVALFLIVLMGSVGFMAIEKYAFIDALYMTVITVSTVGFREVFPLSDAGKLFTVVLIIFSLGSFGYVITSVTRLVVEGALRQSYKQYKVNKKIVKLEDHIIVCGYGRNGYQACIELKEHGEKFVIVDKRDNVVTRILKDPDLLYVQGDASSEDVLDAAQIRRAKALITALPSDADNIFVVLTAREMNPKLKIISRASQFRSDIKLRHAGANNVIMPDRIGGQRMAKLVTQPDVVEFVEYILLQKSKEVKLIEVECNAMSAQSADKTILEMNLRKKTGANLMGLKTPEGTYIYNPSPLLKISPRDKLFVLGTDEQIEKFMEVLTEK; encoded by the coding sequence GTGAAGCAAAGTGTATCATATTTAGATAATTTTAGGACTATTGTATATGGATTGGTTGCGCTGTTCCTTATTGTACTGATGGGTAGCGTTGGTTTTATGGCCATCGAAAAGTATGCGTTTATAGATGCCCTTTATATGACGGTGATTACAGTTTCTACCGTGGGCTTTCGCGAGGTGTTCCCTTTATCGGATGCAGGCAAATTATTTACAGTTGTACTTATTATTTTTAGTTTAGGTAGTTTTGGTTATGTTATTACTTCTGTAACCCGTTTGGTTGTGGAGGGTGCCTTACGGCAATCGTATAAACAATATAAGGTGAATAAAAAAATTGTTAAACTCGAAGACCATATTATTGTATGCGGATATGGCAGAAACGGTTATCAGGCTTGTATAGAGCTTAAGGAACACGGCGAGAAATTTGTGATTGTAGACAAACGTGATAATGTGGTAACCCGAATTTTGAAAGATCCCGATTTACTTTACGTTCAGGGCGATGCCAGCTCGGAAGATGTGTTGGATGCTGCACAAATACGCCGCGCCAAAGCGTTAATTACTGCGCTACCCAGCGATGCCGATAATATTTTTGTGGTGCTCACCGCGCGCGAAATGAACCCAAAGCTAAAAATCATCAGCCGGGCAAGTCAATTTCGTTCCGATATTAAATTGCGTCATGCCGGTGCCAATAACGTTATTATGCCAGATAGGATTGGCGGGCAACGGATGGCCAAGTTGGTAACGCAACCCGATGTGGTGGAGTTTGTAGAGTATATCTTATTGCAAAAGAGCAAAGAAGTGAAACTAATTGAGGTGGAGTGCAATGCTATGAGCGCCCAGAGCGCTGATAAAACTATCCTTGAAATGAACCTGCGTAAAAAGACCGGGGCTAACCTGATGGGGCTGAAAACGCCGGAGGGTACGTACATCTATAACCCATCGCCTTTACTTAAAATATCGCCCAGAGATAAGTTATTTGTGTTGGGTACCGACGAGCAGATAGAGAAATTTATGGAGGTTTTAACAGAAAAATAA
- a CDS encoding DUF5018-related domain-containing protein: MKYIKIAFLIIATSFLSSCLTSGLDDLPTYSDAEIINVKFEYRWSVKEGTSDKLRVKMMVTDYEVNNSSNTVTCSVTVPAADGEFTEAVRSNVVLSDIIAYTTISSAASIIPEGSSPALGTPGDWTSTNTYTVRAANGDSKTWTIEVSEFNK, encoded by the coding sequence ATGAAATATATAAAAATTGCTTTTCTGATTATCGCAACGTCCTTTCTCAGTTCTTGCCTGACCAGCGGACTGGATGATTTGCCGACCTATAGCGATGCTGAGATTATTAACGTTAAGTTTGAATATCGTTGGTCAGTAAAAGAGGGCACCAGCGATAAGCTAAGAGTTAAAATGATGGTTACCGACTATGAAGTTAACAATAGTTCCAATACGGTAACATGCAGTGTAACAGTTCCGGCCGCCGATGGTGAATTTACCGAAGCTGTGCGAAGCAATGTGGTATTAAGCGATATAATTGCCTACACTACCATATCTTCCGCTGCCAGCATCATACCCGAGGGTAGTTCCCCTGCATTGGGCACGCCCGGCGATTGGACCTCGACAAATACCTATACCGTAAGAGCCGCCAACGGCGATTCAAAAACCTGGACAATTGAGGTGTCGGAGTTTAACAAATAA
- a CDS encoding RagB/SusD family nutrient uptake outer membrane protein — translation MKINIKSTWILLCMSILLLASCNDELDTRPLDKFSGDVVWSDAITARAFVNEAYGILGHMIQDDAWSDNMVLNPSQSGASNMVQEKISNENNFGWNIYSDIRKCNLILEKVAESNFSEADKDVMMGEAYFLRAVTNFTAARKFGRIIIVEEVLNPEDDLLLSRTASIKDTYDFIANDLQMAADLLPTQVATGRIGKGAAYALLAEVALHGAAYLDNSADKDAYYQTGKTASENLFALGIYALDSDYKGMFNTFEGGSGSPEIILAQYRLSTNTQMSNTWMQFLVPNFGGDKAAEGVLERWPLDKPLEGWLEKTPPQQLVDAYLVNDADGESKPWNQTSYFQAFVPHVSSVQDAMYKNRDKRFYASIVQDSSMMYTSLLTTRIGGNVHYASNVQQDRHMTKSGYVFRKAIYEAQWLYYNVPTDYHYTILRLGRAYLNYAELLMRIDANANMETAIEYINMTRVEHGGLSPLSTSISIDELWDAYKIERRVDLLQENDRYWSLLRWGKEDNLSVIPELSEIPTAISIGEDGKTFEIIPVPVVAGANDRNFTSRRYLLPLPKSETNENPNINQNPGWE, via the coding sequence ATGAAAATAAATATTAAATCAACATGGATTTTGCTTTGCATGTCCATACTCCTGCTCGCCAGTTGTAACGACGAGCTGGATACCAGACCATTAGATAAGTTTTCAGGCGATGTGGTATGGTCGGATGCCATTACCGCTCGGGCCTTTGTAAATGAAGCATACGGCATTCTTGGACACATGATTCAAGACGATGCCTGGTCCGACAATATGGTTTTAAACCCCTCACAGTCGGGTGCCAGCAACATGGTTCAGGAAAAAATTTCCAATGAAAACAATTTTGGATGGAATATTTATTCCGATATCCGCAAATGCAATTTGATACTTGAGAAAGTGGCGGAATCCAATTTTTCAGAAGCTGACAAAGACGTGATGATGGGAGAAGCTTATTTTTTGAGAGCCGTAACTAATTTTACCGCCGCCCGAAAGTTTGGCCGTATAATCATCGTGGAAGAAGTGCTGAATCCGGAAGACGATTTGCTATTGTCGCGCACGGCAAGCATAAAAGACACCTACGATTTTATCGCCAATGATCTACAAATGGCCGCCGACCTATTGCCAACGCAAGTGGCCACCGGCCGCATCGGGAAAGGAGCAGCCTACGCTCTGCTGGCAGAAGTAGCTTTGCACGGGGCGGCTTATCTTGATAATTCGGCCGACAAGGATGCCTACTACCAAACAGGCAAAACCGCAAGTGAAAATCTTTTTGCCTTGGGTATCTACGCACTTGATTCGGACTACAAAGGAATGTTTAACACCTTTGAAGGAGGATCAGGTTCACCTGAGATTATTTTAGCCCAGTATAGGCTCAGCACCAACACACAGATGTCCAATACATGGATGCAATTTCTGGTGCCTAATTTTGGAGGAGACAAAGCAGCGGAAGGCGTTTTGGAGAGATGGCCTCTTGACAAACCTCTTGAGGGATGGCTGGAAAAAACCCCTCCACAGCAATTGGTAGATGCTTATTTGGTAAATGATGCAGATGGGGAGTCAAAACCCTGGAACCAGACGAGCTATTTTCAAGCATTCGTCCCCCATGTGTCATCGGTACAGGACGCTATGTACAAAAATCGCGATAAGCGTTTCTATGCGAGTATTGTTCAGGATAGCTCAATGATGTACACCTCATTGTTAACCACCCGTATTGGCGGAAATGTACACTATGCCTCCAACGTGCAGCAAGATAGGCATATGACCAAGAGCGGTTATGTTTTTAGGAAGGCTATTTATGAAGCACAGTGGTTGTACTACAACGTACCCACAGATTATCACTATACGATCCTTAGATTGGGAAGGGCTTATCTGAACTACGCAGAGTTGCTAATGCGCATAGACGCAAACGCCAACATGGAAACCGCCATTGAATATATCAATATGACAAGGGTAGAACATGGTGGTCTGTCTCCATTGAGCACCTCTATATCTATAGATGAATTGTGGGATGCTTACAAAATAGAACGCCGAGTCGATCTGCTTCAGGAAAACGATCGCTACTGGTCATTGTTGCGTTGGGGCAAAGAAGATAATTTATCTGTTATCCCCGAGCTAAGCGAAATCCCTACGGCTATTTCCATCGGCGAAGACGGTAAAACTTTTGAAATTATACCGGTTCCGGTGGTGGCCGGAGCTAACGATCGGAATTTTACAAGCAGGAGGTATTTACTTCCATTACCCAAAAGCGAAACCAATGAAAATCCCAACATCAATCAAAATCCCGGCTGGGAATAG
- the rpsO gene encoding 30S ribosomal protein S15 gives MYLTKEKKQEIFEKYGKSNTDTGSTEGQIALFTYRIAHLTEHLKVNKKDYNTEHSLVRLVGKRRNLLDYLKDKDIERYRSLIKELGIRK, from the coding sequence ATGTACTTGACAAAAGAAAAAAAGCAGGAAATCTTCGAGAAATACGGAAAGTCGAATACTGATACTGGTTCAACAGAAGGCCAGATAGCATTATTTACCTACCGTATCGCTCACTTGACCGAACATTTAAAGGTCAACAAAAAAGATTATAACACAGAGCATTCTTTGGTTAGATTAGTTGGTAAACGTCGTAATCTTCTTGATTATCTCAAGGATAAAGATATTGAACGTTACCGTTCATTAATTAAAGAATTAGGAATACGTAAGTAA
- a CDS encoding DUF2851 family protein, translating to MTEEFIHYIWYYKKYNSLPLRTECNQEIEVINPGESNNHAGPDFFNAKIKIGGTLWAGNVEVHIRASDWFEHMHQTDKAYDNVILHVVEVSDATIKRSNGEPIPVLKLQCPVRLYREYLRLKSSVQWLACAGKLHNINPLEISLWLQRMLVERLEYKMYNIQRILDQTTQNWDETFYRLLFRSFGFGVNGDPFALLAQSIPLKVLLKYSDKLPLLEALLFGQAGFLMGDFKDAYLISLKKDYRFLQQKHGLHPIEVHLWRFLRLRPSNFPTIRIAQLAALLVELKGVFGRLINNARLKDIEHLLEVNVSEYWREHYVMQKKSDKKNKSLGSNSKNGIIINTIVPYLFAFGTITGNQTVVKRALDWLINLKAENNSVLDKWKEQNIKVNNAGDSQALIYLSNNYCKPKKCLRCSIGHKVLTIKNTE from the coding sequence ATGACCGAAGAGTTTATCCATTATATATGGTACTATAAAAAGTATAATTCTTTGCCCTTGCGCACTGAGTGTAATCAAGAAATAGAGGTGATAAATCCGGGTGAATCCAATAATCATGCGGGACCTGATTTTTTTAACGCAAAAATAAAAATCGGGGGAACGCTTTGGGCAGGAAACGTAGAGGTTCATATACGAGCTTCCGACTGGTTCGAACATATGCACCAAACAGACAAGGCCTATGATAATGTTATTTTGCATGTGGTGGAGGTCAGTGATGCTACGATAAAGCGAAGCAATGGGGAACCTATCCCTGTTTTAAAATTGCAGTGCCCTGTTCGTCTCTATCGCGAATACCTTAGACTCAAAAGCAGTGTTCAGTGGTTGGCCTGTGCAGGGAAGCTCCACAATATAAATCCTCTTGAAATATCTTTGTGGCTGCAGCGCATGTTGGTAGAACGCCTGGAGTATAAAATGTATAACATACAACGCATCTTAGATCAAACCACACAAAATTGGGACGAGACATTTTATAGATTGCTCTTCCGGAGCTTTGGTTTCGGTGTAAATGGCGATCCCTTCGCGCTGTTGGCGCAATCTATCCCTTTAAAGGTATTGCTAAAATATTCCGACAAGCTTCCGCTGCTCGAAGCCCTCTTGTTTGGGCAGGCCGGTTTTTTGATGGGGGATTTTAAGGATGCCTATCTCATCTCGCTAAAAAAAGACTATCGTTTTTTGCAACAAAAACATGGCCTTCATCCAATAGAAGTTCATTTATGGAGGTTTTTACGCCTGCGTCCTTCAAATTTCCCTACTATCCGTATTGCCCAACTTGCTGCCCTGCTAGTTGAGTTAAAGGGCGTTTTTGGGCGCCTCATAAACAATGCCCGTTTAAAGGATATTGAGCATCTGCTGGAGGTGAACGTCTCAGAATATTGGCGGGAACATTATGTGATGCAGAAAAAGTCGGATAAAAAAAACAAGAGTCTGGGTAGTAATTCTAAAAATGGGATTATTATCAATACCATAGTTCCTTATTTATTTGCTTTTGGCACTATCACGGGCAACCAGACAGTTGTAAAACGTGCTTTGGATTGGTTAATAAACTTAAAAGCAGAAAATAATTCGGTTTTAGACAAGTGGAAGGAACAGAATATAAAGGTAAACAATGCCGGAGATTCTCAAGCTTTAATATATTTGTCGAACAATTATTGCAAACCTAAAAAATGTTTGCGGTGCAGTATCGGCCATAAGGTTTTGACCATTAAAAACACGGAGTGA
- a CDS encoding FecR family protein, translating to MEEQFLHIIRNKITGKERATFFAELQHDAEKKKAFMAFEKLWVANNMVHRETSSAEKLKSFKAFWKTIHPEKRIRLWQSIAATAAALLVALLASSILIPGLWQPAPETMVFSAPKGNISQVTLADGSNIWLNSSSKATITTYGTKKVEVDLEGEAYFDVPHNETREFWVQTGHYRLLDLGTRFNVKYNPEDHLLSTALFEGAIEFSTHNKVILDGLKPGTMFSLDLSTKKLSLAKADADFITAWKQGKFVFVNKTLEQIAKELEEWYDVKFVFADDKVKKELFSGVIKRRTSLEHILKVLKISANLSYTIQDLEDGSCIVNFN from the coding sequence TTGGAAGAACAATTTTTACATATAATCCGAAATAAGATTACCGGAAAAGAGCGTGCCACCTTTTTTGCAGAGCTGCAACACGACGCAGAAAAGAAGAAAGCATTCATGGCTTTTGAGAAACTGTGGGTAGCCAACAACATGGTGCATCGCGAAACTTCATCGGCAGAAAAGTTAAAAAGTTTCAAAGCCTTTTGGAAAACAATCCATCCCGAAAAACGCATCCGACTATGGCAAAGCATTGCTGCCACCGCCGCCGCGCTGTTAGTGGCATTGTTGGCATCATCTATTTTAATTCCCGGTTTGTGGCAGCCCGCGCCTGAAACCATGGTTTTTTCGGCACCAAAAGGCAATATCTCTCAGGTTACCCTGGCCGATGGCAGCAACATCTGGCTCAACTCTTCTTCTAAAGCTACTATTACCACCTACGGTACTAAAAAAGTAGAAGTAGATTTGGAAGGTGAGGCCTACTTTGACGTACCCCATAACGAAACTCGTGAGTTTTGGGTGCAGACAGGCCATTACCGACTCCTCGACCTGGGCACCCGCTTTAATGTAAAGTACAATCCTGAGGACCATCTTTTGTCCACAGCACTATTTGAAGGTGCTATTGAATTTAGTACCCACAACAAAGTAATTCTGGATGGCCTGAAACCCGGAACCATGTTCTCTCTCGACTTGAGTACCAAAAAGCTCTCGCTAGCCAAAGCAGATGCCGACTTTATTACCGCCTGGAAACAGGGCAAGTTTGTGTTTGTAAATAAAACATTGGAACAAATAGCCAAAGAGTTGGAAGAGTGGTACGACGTTAAATTCGTATTTGCCGACGACAAGGTGAAGAAGGAGCTATTTTCGGGCGTAATAAAACGGCGCACCAGCTTGGAGCATATACTTAAAGTATTAAAGATATCTGCTAATTTGAGTTACACTATTCAGGATTTAGAAGATGGCAGTTGCATTGTAAATTTTAATTAA
- a CDS encoding RNA polymerase sigma-70 factor → MLVHALIKGNKKAFETVYIDYFDMLFHLALGFIGEHETAHGLVQDTFAKLWECRKELHIKTNLRNYLYTITKNACLNHLRQQEIILRNNRDYLIPEVRYRQEALQSFGDPYSELESLIEKVDEAIDRLPENVRTTFKLNRFESLSYQQIADKLELSPKTVEARISKALKILRKDLKDYLPAVQAVLGFLGL, encoded by the coding sequence ATGCTTGTGCATGCTTTAATAAAAGGAAACAAAAAAGCCTTTGAAACAGTGTATATCGACTATTTCGATATGCTTTTTCATTTGGCGTTGGGTTTTATTGGTGAGCACGAAACAGCGCATGGCTTAGTTCAGGATACCTTTGCTAAACTATGGGAATGCCGCAAAGAGCTCCATATCAAAACCAACCTACGCAATTACCTTTATACCATTACTAAAAACGCGTGCCTAAACCATTTACGGCAGCAAGAGATTATACTGCGAAACAACCGCGATTACCTCATCCCGGAAGTGCGATACAGGCAGGAAGCACTCCAATCATTTGGCGACCCGTACAGTGAATTGGAATCGCTGATAGAAAAGGTAGATGAAGCTATCGATCGCCTTCCCGAAAACGTCCGTACAACTTTTAAGCTTAACCGTTTTGAGAGCTTAAGCTACCAGCAAATTGCCGACAAGCTGGAGCTCAGCCCCAAAACAGTAGAAGCCCGCATATCCAAGGCATTGAAAATTCTTAGGAAAGACTTAAAAGATTATTTACCTGCGGTACAGGCCGTTTTGGGCTTTTTAGGTTTGTAA